One genomic window of Magnolia sinica isolate HGM2019 chromosome 3, MsV1, whole genome shotgun sequence includes the following:
- the LOC131239523 gene encoding small ribosomal subunit biogenesis GTPase RsgA 1, mitochondrial isoform X2: MPISSLSIFRHPTTVLLPSTSPLSAALLRHVSHRLRFSATTAAARENLDVPPRKPNKNLLKAKDSVKELSSLSRLSPSQARPTLLPSQAIGLVSSAQANFMRVIVEESSIENPIGVELLCVVRAVLKKIRRRVLVGDKVLVGSVDWVDRRGMIEDVLERKLEVADPPVANVDQLLVLFSMDQPKLEPFSLTRFLVEAESTGIPLTLGLNKVELVEEETLLAWKARLRAWGYEPLFCSVDSKYGLNTLVDTLKEQTTVIVGPSGVGKSSLINALRSNQPVSDEWLEQSEVRKWFEDQRVGEVSMRSGRGKHTTRHVSLLPLTGGGYLADTPGFNQPSLIKVTKRSLAHMFPEVRQMLNASEPSKCSFNDCLHLGEPGCLVKGDWERYPYYLQLLDEIKIREEFLLRTLGTKRESDVRYKVGDMGVRQAEPRLELKKHRRQSRKSLNQSILDELDELDEADDFTDIEEHAS, translated from the exons ATGCCAATCTCCTCGCTCTCGATCTTCCGCCACCCCACCACCGTCCTACTTCCTTCCACCTCCCCCCTCTCCGCCGCTCTCCTACGCCATGTCTCTCACCGCCTCCGCTTCTCCGCCACCACAGCGGCCGCTCGTGAGAACCTCGATGTCCCACCTCGAAAACCTAACAAGAACCTCCTCAAGGCCAAAGACTCTGTCAAGGAGCTCTCTTCCCTCTCCCGACTCTCCCCCTCCCAAGCTCGGCCCACTCTCCTTCCATCCCAGGCCATCGGATTGGTGTCCTCGGCCCAGGCCAACTTCATGCGCGTCATCGTTGAGGAATCCTCGATCGAGAACCCGATCGGTGTCGAGCTCCTGTGCGTCGTCCGGGCTGTGCTGAAGAAGATCAGAAGGAGGGTTCTGGTCGGGGACAAGGTCCTGGTTGGGTCCGTCGACTGGGTGGACCGGCGGGGCATGATCGAGGATGTGCTCGAGCGGAAGTTGGAGGTGGCCGATCCACCAGTCGCGAACGTGGACCAACTGCTGGTGCTGTTCTCCATGGACCAGCCGAAGCTCGAGCCGTTCTCGCTCACGCGGTTCTTGGTGGAGGCTGAGTCGACAGGGATACCGCTCACTCTCGGACTGAATAAAGTGGAGCTTGTCGAGGAAGAG ACACTGTTGGCTTGGAAAGCAAGGCTGCGTGCTTGGGGCTACGAACCACTCTTTTGCAGTGTTGATTCCAAATATGGATTGAATACCCTAGTGGACACCCTGAAAGAACAAACAACTGTGATTGTAGGTCCAAGTGGTGTTGGGAAGTCCAGCCTGATCAACGCGTTGAGAAGCAATCAGCCTGTTTCTGATGAGTGGCTTGAGCAG AGTGAAGTCAGAAAGTGGTTTGAAGATCAGCGTGTTGGCGAAGTGTCTATGAGAAGTGGCCGAGGAAAGCACACTACACGTCATGTTTCTTTGCTTCCGCTCACCGGGGGAGGATATCTTGCTGATACTCCAGGATTTAACCAGCCTAGTCTGATTAAAGTGACAAAGAGATCTCTTGCCCATATGTTTCCAGAG GTCAGGCAAATGCTCAATGCTAGTGAGCCTTCAAAGTGCTCATTCAATGATTGCCTGCATCTTGGCGAACCAGGATGTTTAGTGAAGGGGGACTGGGAAAGATACCCATACTACCTTCAACTGCTTGATGAGATCAAAATCAGAGAAGAATTCCTATTACGGACGTTAGGAACCAAGAGAGAAAGTGATGTGAG GTACAAGGTGGGGGACATGGGCGTCAGACAAGCAGAGCCACGACTGGAGCTTAAGAAGCACAGGAGACAATCTCGGAAGAGTCTCAATCAATCGATACTAGACGAATTGGATGAGTTGGACGAAGCTGACGACTTtacagatattgaagaacatgcTAGTTGA
- the LOC131239523 gene encoding small ribosomal subunit biogenesis GTPase RsgA 1, mitochondrial isoform X1, with translation MPISSLSIFRHPTTVLLPSTSPLSAALLRHVSHRLRFSATTAAARENLDVPPRKPNKNLLKAKDSVKELSSLSRLSPSQARPTLLPSQAIGLVSSAQANFMRVIVEESSIENPIGVELLCVVRAVLKKIRRRVLVGDKVLVGSVDWVDRRGMIEDVLERKLEVADPPVANVDQLLVLFSMDQPKLEPFSLTRFLVEAESTGIPLTLGLNKVELVEEETLLAWKARLRAWGYEPLFCSVDSKYGLNTLVDTLKEQTTVIVGPSGVGKSSLINALRSNQPVSDEWLEQVCSEVRKWFEDQRVGEVSMRSGRGKHTTRHVSLLPLTGGGYLADTPGFNQPSLIKVTKRSLAHMFPEVRQMLNASEPSKCSFNDCLHLGEPGCLVKGDWERYPYYLQLLDEIKIREEFLLRTLGTKRESDVRYKVGDMGVRQAEPRLELKKHRRQSRKSLNQSILDELDELDEADDFTDIEEHAS, from the exons ATGCCAATCTCCTCGCTCTCGATCTTCCGCCACCCCACCACCGTCCTACTTCCTTCCACCTCCCCCCTCTCCGCCGCTCTCCTACGCCATGTCTCTCACCGCCTCCGCTTCTCCGCCACCACAGCGGCCGCTCGTGAGAACCTCGATGTCCCACCTCGAAAACCTAACAAGAACCTCCTCAAGGCCAAAGACTCTGTCAAGGAGCTCTCTTCCCTCTCCCGACTCTCCCCCTCCCAAGCTCGGCCCACTCTCCTTCCATCCCAGGCCATCGGATTGGTGTCCTCGGCCCAGGCCAACTTCATGCGCGTCATCGTTGAGGAATCCTCGATCGAGAACCCGATCGGTGTCGAGCTCCTGTGCGTCGTCCGGGCTGTGCTGAAGAAGATCAGAAGGAGGGTTCTGGTCGGGGACAAGGTCCTGGTTGGGTCCGTCGACTGGGTGGACCGGCGGGGCATGATCGAGGATGTGCTCGAGCGGAAGTTGGAGGTGGCCGATCCACCAGTCGCGAACGTGGACCAACTGCTGGTGCTGTTCTCCATGGACCAGCCGAAGCTCGAGCCGTTCTCGCTCACGCGGTTCTTGGTGGAGGCTGAGTCGACAGGGATACCGCTCACTCTCGGACTGAATAAAGTGGAGCTTGTCGAGGAAGAG ACACTGTTGGCTTGGAAAGCAAGGCTGCGTGCTTGGGGCTACGAACCACTCTTTTGCAGTGTTGATTCCAAATATGGATTGAATACCCTAGTGGACACCCTGAAAGAACAAACAACTGTGATTGTAGGTCCAAGTGGTGTTGGGAAGTCCAGCCTGATCAACGCGTTGAGAAGCAATCAGCCTGTTTCTGATGAGTGGCTTGAGCAGGTGTGT AGTGAAGTCAGAAAGTGGTTTGAAGATCAGCGTGTTGGCGAAGTGTCTATGAGAAGTGGCCGAGGAAAGCACACTACACGTCATGTTTCTTTGCTTCCGCTCACCGGGGGAGGATATCTTGCTGATACTCCAGGATTTAACCAGCCTAGTCTGATTAAAGTGACAAAGAGATCTCTTGCCCATATGTTTCCAGAG GTCAGGCAAATGCTCAATGCTAGTGAGCCTTCAAAGTGCTCATTCAATGATTGCCTGCATCTTGGCGAACCAGGATGTTTAGTGAAGGGGGACTGGGAAAGATACCCATACTACCTTCAACTGCTTGATGAGATCAAAATCAGAGAAGAATTCCTATTACGGACGTTAGGAACCAAGAGAGAAAGTGATGTGAG GTACAAGGTGGGGGACATGGGCGTCAGACAAGCAGAGCCACGACTGGAGCTTAAGAAGCACAGGAGACAATCTCGGAAGAGTCTCAATCAATCGATACTAGACGAATTGGATGAGTTGGACGAAGCTGACGACTTtacagatattgaagaacatgcTAGTTGA